Within Sporosarcina sp. PTS2304, the genomic segment TATGTAAATCCTCCTTCATTAAAGTGAGTGCGTAATTGAATATACCTACCTTAATTAAAACACAGTGCCTTATGTAATAGAAGAGTAAATAAAAATAAATTAATTTTAATAATATTGATTTGAAAGAACTAAACTTTCTTTTTTCAGTATATGCAACACATTTTCAAGTTAATCCAATTTCGGCTATACTAAAGAAAGTAGGAACTTGAAGATAGGATGTGCCAAGATGAGTCAAGTAGTTATTGAGAAGCTAACCAAAACGGTTGGAGATAAAACATTATTTAAAGACGTACAATTTACTATTACGAGTGGTGAAAAGGTCGGGTTAATCGGCATTAACGGTACAGGGAAGTCTACATTATTATCTATTCTTGCAGGTAAGGAAGACGCAGATGCTATTTCTATGGAGCATCCGAATAAATTCCGCATAGCTTTTTTACCACAAGAGCCTGTAGTCAATCCCGACTCGACTGTAATGGAAACAGTTTTCGAAAGTGATGCACCGATTATTCAACTGAATCTTCAGTACGAGCACGCGTTACAACAGCTGACAGACGATTCTTCTAATGTTTCTTACCAAGAGCGATTCGCACATATACAGAATGAAATGGATGCAACTGGCGGATGGGACTTAAATGCCCAAGCGCGCACTATCCTGATGAAGCTTGGAATTGATATGTTCGACCGCAAGATGGGTGAACTCTCGGGTGGACAGAAGAAGCGTGTAGCATTGGCGAAAGTATTGATTGAGCCAGCTGATCTTTTATTGTTAGATGAACCTACAAACCATCTTGACGTAGAATCCATTCGTTGGCTTCAAGACTTTATACAGAACATTCAAGGAGCTGTATTGTTTATCACCCATGACCGCTACTTTTTAGATCAAGTAGCTACTCATATATATGAACTGGCAGACCAAACACTCTATTCGCATACGGGGAACTATGCCGACTATTTAGAGTCCAAAGCATTGCGTATTGAAATGGCTGCTTCTTCAGAGCAGAAAGATCGTAATCGATATCGCAATGAATTGAAATGGATACGTCGTGGTGCAAAAGCGCGTTCAACTAAACAAAAAGCTAGAATTGGTCGTTTTGAAGATCTCGAAGAAAAAGTGAAGCAGTCTAATGATTCACTAGATTTGGAAATGGATTTGCAAACTTCCCGACTCGGAAAAAAGGTGTTAGAAATTAACAATATTACGAAGAGTTTTGGTGAACAAGTGATAGTGCATCCGTTTTCTGCGATTTTACAGGCAAAAGACCGGATCGCTATTATCGGATCGAATGGAGTGGGGAAAACGACTCTTCTCTCCATGTTAGAAGGGTCTCTTGAACCCGATTCTGGCGAAGTAGATCGCGGTACTACAGTGAAAATCGCTCACTTTCACCAACATACACCACCGATGGATGAAAATCAGCGGATCATCGAATATATACGTGAAACATCGAATGATATAGAAGCTGGTAACGGGGAACGATTATCTGCAACGCAAATGCTGGAACGATTTTTATTTCCTTCTTCAGCACATGGAACGCCTATCGGAAAACTATCTGGCGGAGAACGTAAACGGTTATATTTATTGAAATTGCTAATGGAACAACCGAATGTCTTACTTCTAGACGAGCCGACAAATGATTTGGATTTAGAGACGCTGTCTGTCCTAGAATCATTTATCGATACGTTCGCAGGCGTCGTTGTAACGATTTCACACGATCGTTTTTTCCTAGATCGTACATCCAGAAAACTGTGGATACTCGATGGATCGGGCGATGTCCAAGTTAGACTCGGACTATATTCTGACTTCTTAGAAGAAGTACCTAAAAAAGAACAGAAACCGGAATCTATACAACAGACGCAAGTAAAAGAACAGCCAAAACAAAAAAAGAAAATGACCTATGCAGAAAAAAAACAGTGGGAAACGATTGAATCGGATATTGAAACAATGGAAACAACTATAGCGGAAATGGAAACAGAAATGGCGAATACCGGATCAGACTATGACCGACTTCGCAAACTTGACGAACAACTTGCGTCATTAAACGATCAATATGAAGAACTGATTGAGCGTTGGTCATATTTACAGGAATTGGCCGACTAATCTATTGGAGGAGATTTTCTTGAAAATAAAAACGATTGAACCTACACCGAGTCCAAACTCTATGAAAATCGTTTTAGATACCGCATTACCTGATGGTACGAGTCATAATTATAAAAAAACGGACGAATCTCAAGCACCGGAGCCTATTCGTTCATTGTTGGCGATAAAAGGAATAAAAGGGATTTACCATGTATTAGACTTTATGGCCGTAGAGAGAATCGGAAATGTTCCTTGGGAATCCATTCTGGCTGAAGTGCGTGCTGTTCTAAATGAAGAAATGGATACATTAGCGACGTCTAAAGAGGTTCAACTGGATGAACATTACGGAGAAGTATACGTTCATGTTCAAACATATAAAGACATACCTCTACAAGTAAAGGTATTTACAAGCGATGCAGAAAAACGTTTTGGATTAAGCGAACGTTTCATAAAAGCGATGGAAGTAGTTCACCACTCAGAAGTAGAAAACTATATTTTACTTAGAAAATGGGCAGACTATGGAATTCGTTACGGTGAATTGCAGGAAGTCGGCGAACAAATTGTACAAGAACTTGAAGCAGCCTATCCGGAAACGAGACTTGCGGAGCTTATTGAAAGAGCTGAACAAACAGAAGATCCATCGAAAACTAGAGGGCGAAACATAACACTTGATGATTTTACTGTGCCAGAATGGGAAGTACGTTTCCAATTACTAGATCAGCTGCCCGACCCTGATGTAAATGATTATCCGTTGCTTTCTAAAGCGCTTGAGGATGAGAAAATGTCTATTCGCAGATTGGCAACAGTCTATCTCGGAATGATAGAAGATGAATCAGTCATTCCGTATATCGAAAAAGCACTGACAGATAAAAGTTGGGCTGTACGTCGAACGGCTGCCGACTGTATGAGTGACCTTGGCTACGCAGGGTTTGAAACAGCTGCTATTCGCTTGCTCCAAGATAGAAATAAATTAGTTCGTTGGCGTGCGGCTATGTTTTTGTATGAATCGGGAACAGAGAATGCATTGCCTGCTTTGCATAAAGCCGAAAATGATACAGAATTCGAAGTCAAACTACAAATACGTATGGCAATTGCACGTATCGAAGAAGGTGAAGAAGCAAAAGGGTCTATCTGGCGTCAAATGACGGAAAGAAGCGAATAAAAGTAAAGTGATAATTCACTGCCGGTATACTGTAAAGAATAGGTGGCATAGAAGCTTCAACCTAAAGAAACAGTCATTCAGTCAGCGGCATCCAATGAAAATGTATAATAAAGAATGAGAAAACTTGTCGATATCGGCAAGTTTTTTATTTTTTAAAAAAGTCGAAGCTGTGAACTTAATGAATATTTAAAGTTGTTCAACAGCAATTGATAGATTGGTCAGTCACTGTATGGTAAAATAAACTAATTTGTATAGTAAATAATACTAGCCAATAACTTTTTGTAGGAGAGATAGACAAATGATGCAACTATTTAAAAAACGTAACGAGAAAGTTATCTTGAAAGATGTACATGATTTCAATCGTATCGGTCAGGAGACAGGTATTATTTTACTAGATAAATTTCCGAACATAAAAAAGCAAATTCGCATGATAAATCTAACAGAAAATGATCTAGCGCATTTAGCGTTCATATATGATGATATAAAAACTGTACTGCCAAAAATGACAGATAAATTTTATCAAGCAATGGAGATTGAACCCGGCTTACTAAAAATTATTGCAGATCATAGCAGTACGGAGCGTCTGAGAGCATCACTAACTACACATATTCAATCCATGTTTGAAGGCAAAATAGATGAAGAATATTTAGAGCAACGAAGAACAATTGCCACAATCCATGTGCACATAGGCTTAGAATCTAAATGGTATATAGCTGCATTTGAAATATTATATGATGAGTTTTTTCAGTTCATGGAACATATCGAAATGCCGAAAGATCAATTGTTCAAAACATTACGTGCTTTCATGAAAGTGTTGAATTTGGAGCAGTAATTAGTTCTTGAAGCATATGAAGAAGTGAATGAAGAAAAGCGTCAACAAGTAGAAAGAGAAAAAACTTTCGTTAAGAACCAAGTAATAAATACTTCTCAGGAATTAGCCGCAATTAGTGAACAGACGAGTGCTTCTACAGAAGAACTATCTGCAAAGACTCAATTGCTAGAAGAAACAACGATTCAAAATCTTTCATTCATCACAGAAACAGAAAATACATCAATAAACGGTAAAGAATTAGTAAGTACGCAAGCAGAGCAATTTGTACAAATGGTTGAGTATATGACAGATTTGGCGAGTCGGATGGAAGAACTGTATAAGTCTTCTGATCAAATTAAGGACGTTGTGACACTCATAACTTCTATCGCAGATCAAACGAATTTACTCTCTCTAAATGCAGCAATCGAAGCAGCGCGAGCGGGACAACATGGTAAAGGATTTGCTGTCGTTGCATCAGAAGTGCGAAATTTGTCGGTTGAAACGAAGCAAGCGATAGGAAAAGTGACAGGAATGATCGAAGAAACGAATACTAATATAAATGATATGTCGAATTTTGTCCGTATGATGGAAAAACTCATTCAAAAAAGTGCTCAGGATAATCTCCAAGTAACCCATTCCTATGATTCGATTGTAGAAGCTGTGTCAGGGATGAAGGAGCAAACGACACAATCAAGAAAATCAATTGAAAACACAGTGCAAATCTTGTTGGAAATAAATC encodes:
- a CDS encoding ABC-F family ATP-binding cassette domain-containing protein; translated protein: MSQVVIEKLTKTVGDKTLFKDVQFTITSGEKVGLIGINGTGKSTLLSILAGKEDADAISMEHPNKFRIAFLPQEPVVNPDSTVMETVFESDAPIIQLNLQYEHALQQLTDDSSNVSYQERFAHIQNEMDATGGWDLNAQARTILMKLGIDMFDRKMGELSGGQKKRVALAKVLIEPADLLLLDEPTNHLDVESIRWLQDFIQNIQGAVLFITHDRYFLDQVATHIYELADQTLYSHTGNYADYLESKALRIEMAASSEQKDRNRYRNELKWIRRGAKARSTKQKARIGRFEDLEEKVKQSNDSLDLEMDLQTSRLGKKVLEINNITKSFGEQVIVHPFSAILQAKDRIAIIGSNGVGKTTLLSMLEGSLEPDSGEVDRGTTVKIAHFHQHTPPMDENQRIIEYIRETSNDIEAGNGERLSATQMLERFLFPSSAHGTPIGKLSGGERKRLYLLKLLMEQPNVLLLDEPTNDLDLETLSVLESFIDTFAGVVVTISHDRFFLDRTSRKLWILDGSGDVQVRLGLYSDFLEEVPKKEQKPESIQQTQVKEQPKQKKKMTYAEKKQWETIESDIETMETTIAEMETEMANTGSDYDRLRKLDEQLASLNDQYEELIERWSYLQELAD
- a CDS encoding virulence factor: MKIKTIEPTPSPNSMKIVLDTALPDGTSHNYKKTDESQAPEPIRSLLAIKGIKGIYHVLDFMAVERIGNVPWESILAEVRAVLNEEMDTLATSKEVQLDEHYGEVYVHVQTYKDIPLQVKVFTSDAEKRFGLSERFIKAMEVVHHSEVENYILLRKWADYGIRYGELQEVGEQIVQELEAAYPETRLAELIERAEQTEDPSKTRGRNITLDDFTVPEWEVRFQLLDQLPDPDVNDYPLLSKALEDEKMSIRRLATVYLGMIEDESVIPYIEKALTDKSWAVRRTAADCMSDLGYAGFETAAIRLLQDRNKLVRWRAAMFLYESGTENALPALHKAENDTEFEVKLQIRMAIARIEEGEEAKGSIWRQMTERSE
- a CDS encoding protoglobin family protein, translated to MMQLFKKRNEKVILKDVHDFNRIGQETGIILLDKFPNIKKQIRMINLTENDLAHLAFIYDDIKTVLPKMTDKFYQAMEIEPGLLKIIADHSSTERLRASLTTHIQSMFEGKIDEEYLEQRRTIATIHVHIGLESKWYIAAFEILYDEFFQFMEHIEMPKDQLFKTLRAFMKVLNLEQ
- a CDS encoding methyl-accepting chemotaxis protein, with protein sequence MNEEKRQQVEREKTFVKNQVINTSQELAAISEQTSASTEELSAKTQLLEETTIQNLSFITETENTSINGKELVSTQAEQFVQMVEYMTDLASRMEELYKSSDQIKDVVTLITSIADQTNLLSLNAAIEAARAGQHGKGFAVVASEVRNLSVETKQAIGKVTGMIEETNTNINDMSNFVRMMEKLIQKSAQDNLQVTHSYDSIVEAVSGMKEQTTQSRKSIENTVQILLEINQAIETIAHSSDDLMQLAEDL